One window of Larus michahellis chromosome 19, bLarMic1.1, whole genome shotgun sequence genomic DNA carries:
- the PHACTR4 gene encoding phosphatase and actin regulator 4 isoform X2 — MGQPHFSRPVNPAAFAEEVDHPPTDASMGVDVLEAGDTTPPTKRKSKFSSFGKIFKPWKWRKKKSSDKFKETSEVLERKISMRKPREELVKRGVLLEDPEQDAEEPDKLNPPALKNGHTVPIGGPGVCNLANQEEEATKPSSLRKIVPAEEPKKRQGSSSSHSGPEPEPPQEPHVPRQPLLPPKRPPSTSQEANEAQAKDPTPVSSAAKTAPSTTAPVVAKTVNSTAAPSPAPRTLPPALASANTTAPTSTTSTAPAKQPPVPPPKPVNRNSNSVIAELSQAMNSGTGLSKPSPPLPPKRGILPNNTSEVATTSKPPNDRTVTANRPAPVPMHMTSAYPPPSPSPPLPTHIPPEPPRTPLPASTPVLDPPRSLDLPKETTTTPLPPPEDFRSLETSKRMAEQGFVEPHVLPRLPQIPLHIRIQQALASPLPATPPAEGSHRAHSLLFENDGFGEDSGTLGRTRSLPVTIEMLKVPDDEEEEEDDQEEEQNSGPRVYIGDVTVIPKLVPQVLPEEQEGEEGMSDSDSEGPILYKDDEDEEEDESHNSTLANKVKRKDTLAIKLGNATTPQEEKIVFPRKSKEEWNEIRHQIGTTLIRRLSQRPTAEELEQRNILQPKNEADRQAEKREIKRRLTRKLSQRPTVAELQARKILRFNEYVEVTDAQDYDRRADKPWTKLTPADKAAIRKELNEFKSCEMEVHEDSKQFTRYHRP; from the exons ATGGGGCAGCCGCACTTTTCGAGACCGGTAAATCCAGCTGCTTTTG CCGAAGAGGTGGATCACCCCCCAACTGATGCCAGCATGGGGGTAGACGTTTTGGAAGCGGGTGACACCACGCCTCctacaaagaggaaaagcaagttcTCAAGCTTTGGCAAGATCTTCAAACCCTggaagtggaggaaaaagaaaagcagtgacaAATTTAAGGAGACTTCGGAAG TTTTAGAACGAAAGATTTCTATGCGAAAGCCAAGAGAGGAGCTGGTAAAAAGAGGGGTTCTGTTGGAAGACCCTGAGCAGG ATGCTGAAGAACCGGACAAGCTCAACCCGCCCGCACTGAAGAATGGCCACACAGTCCCGATCGGTGGTCCTGGGGTTTGTAACCTGGCCAACCAGGAGGAAGAGGCCACAAAGCCATCCAGCCTTAGGAAGATTGTTCCAGCTGAGGAACCAAAGAAAAGGCAGG GCTCATCCAGCAGCCACTCTGGGCCTGAACCGGAACCACCTCAGGAGCCACATGTTCCCAGACAGCCTCTGCTTCCTCCAAAAAGACCTCCCTCCACTTCTCAGGAGGCAAACGAAGCACAGGCAAAGGATCCAACGCCTGTCAGCAGCGCTGCAAAAACTGCACCCTCCACCACAGCCCCTGTTGTGGCAAAGACAGTCAATTCCacagctgccccttccccagcccccaggaCTCTGCCCCCAGCTCTTGCCAGTGCCAACACTACTGCTCCCACGAGTACAACCAGTACAGCTCCTGCCAAACAGCCGCCCGTCCCTCCTCCCAAACCTGTCAACAGAAATAGCAACTCAGTAATAG cTGAACTTTCTCAAGCAATGAACAGTGGTACAGGCTTGTCCaagccttcccctcctctcccaccgaAGAGAGGCATCCTGCCTAACAACACATCAGAGGTAGCTACCACTTCCAAGCCCCCGAATGACAGGACAGTGACAGCTAACCGCCCTGCACCAGTACCGATGCACATGACCTCTGCTTACCCACCACCCTCGCCTTCGCCGCCGCTGCCCACGCACATACCCCCGGAGCCTCCACGTACGCCCTTGCCTGCATCCACCCCTGTCTTGGACCCTCCACGCTCCCTGGACCTACCCAAAGAGACAACAAcgactcctcttcctcctcctgaagaCTTCAGGTCCCTGGAAACGTCGAAGAGGATGGCAGAGCAAGGGTTCGTCGAACCTCACGTGCTGCCTCGCCTGCCCCAAATCCCGTTGCACATCCGTATTCAGCAGGCTCTGGCGAGTCCGCTGCCTGCCACCCCTCCTGCCGAGGGGTCACACAGGGCTCACTCGCTGCTCTTTGAGAATGATGGCTTTGGAGAAGACAGTGGCACCCTGGGCAGGACGAGGTCCCTGCCTGTCACCATTGAGATGCTGAAAGT TCCAGAcgatgaggaagaggaagaagatgaccAGGAAGAAGAGCAGAATTCGGGCCCTCGTGTGTATATTGGAGATGTCACAGTCATCCCAAAACTGGTGCCCCAGGtcctgccagaggagcaggaaggagaggaagggatgaGCGACTCTGACTCGGAGGGACCCATCCTGTACAAAGatgatgaggatgaggaagaagatgaaagcCATAACA GCACGCTGGCTAACAAAGTGAAGAGGAAAGACACGCTAGCTATAAAGCTGGGGAACGCAACCACGCCACAGGAGGAGAAGATTGTCTTCCCTCGGAAGAGCAAGGAGGAGTGGAACGAAATTCGGCACCAGATTGGGACGACGCTGATCAG GCGACTGAGTCAGAGACCGACAGCAGAAGAACTGGAGCAGAGGAACATACTTCAAC CGAAAAATGAAGCTGACCGTCAAGCTGAGAAGCGAGAGATCAAACGCAGGCTCACCAGAAAG CTTAGCCAAAGGCCTACAGTGGCGGAGCTGCAGGCCAGGAAGATCCTGAGGTTTAACGAATACGTGGAAGTAACAGATGCTCAAGACTATGACCGGCGAGCGGATAAGCCGTGGACGAAGCTAACACCAGCTGACAAG GCTGCCATCCGGAAGGAGCTGAATGAGTTTAAGAGCTGTGAAATGGAAGTCCACGAGGACAGCAAGCAGTTCACGAG GTACCATCGACCATAA
- the PHACTR4 gene encoding phosphatase and actin regulator 4 isoform X6, whose amino-acid sequence MEENTAEEVDHPPTDASMGVDVLEAGDTTPPTKRKSKFSSFGKIFKPWKWRKKKSSDKFKETSEDAEEPDKLNPPALKNGHTVPIGGPGVCNLANQEEEATKPSSLRKIVPAEEPKKRQGSSSSHSGPEPEPPQEPHVPRQPLLPPKRPPSTSQEANEAQAKDPTPVSSAAKTAPSTTAPVVAKTVNSTAAPSPAPRTLPPALASANTTAPTSTTSTAPAKQPPVPPPKPVNRNSNSVIAELSQAMNSGTGLSKPSPPLPPKRGILPNNTSEVATTSKPPNDRTVTANRPAPVPMHMTSAYPPPSPSPPLPTHIPPEPPRTPLPASTPVLDPPRSLDLPKETTTTPLPPPEDFRSLETSKRMAEQGFVEPHVLPRLPQIPLHIRIQQALASPLPATPPAEGSHRAHSLLFENDGFGEDSGTLGRTRSLPVTIEMLKVPDDEEEEEDDQEEEQNSGPRVYIGDVTVIPKLVPQVLPEEQEGEEGMSDSDSEGPILYKDDEDEEEDESHNSTLANKVKRKDTLAIKLGNATTPQEEKIVFPRKSKEEWNEIRHQIGTTLIRRLSQRPTAEELEQRNILQPKNEADRQAEKREIKRRLTRKLSQRPTVAELQARKILRFNEYVEVTDAQDYDRRADKPWTKLTPADKAAIRKELNEFKSCEMEVHEDSKQFTRYHRP is encoded by the exons CCGAAGAGGTGGATCACCCCCCAACTGATGCCAGCATGGGGGTAGACGTTTTGGAAGCGGGTGACACCACGCCTCctacaaagaggaaaagcaagttcTCAAGCTTTGGCAAGATCTTCAAACCCTggaagtggaggaaaaagaaaagcagtgacaAATTTAAGGAGACTTCGGAAG ATGCTGAAGAACCGGACAAGCTCAACCCGCCCGCACTGAAGAATGGCCACACAGTCCCGATCGGTGGTCCTGGGGTTTGTAACCTGGCCAACCAGGAGGAAGAGGCCACAAAGCCATCCAGCCTTAGGAAGATTGTTCCAGCTGAGGAACCAAAGAAAAGGCAGG GCTCATCCAGCAGCCACTCTGGGCCTGAACCGGAACCACCTCAGGAGCCACATGTTCCCAGACAGCCTCTGCTTCCTCCAAAAAGACCTCCCTCCACTTCTCAGGAGGCAAACGAAGCACAGGCAAAGGATCCAACGCCTGTCAGCAGCGCTGCAAAAACTGCACCCTCCACCACAGCCCCTGTTGTGGCAAAGACAGTCAATTCCacagctgccccttccccagcccccaggaCTCTGCCCCCAGCTCTTGCCAGTGCCAACACTACTGCTCCCACGAGTACAACCAGTACAGCTCCTGCCAAACAGCCGCCCGTCCCTCCTCCCAAACCTGTCAACAGAAATAGCAACTCAGTAATAG cTGAACTTTCTCAAGCAATGAACAGTGGTACAGGCTTGTCCaagccttcccctcctctcccaccgaAGAGAGGCATCCTGCCTAACAACACATCAGAGGTAGCTACCACTTCCAAGCCCCCGAATGACAGGACAGTGACAGCTAACCGCCCTGCACCAGTACCGATGCACATGACCTCTGCTTACCCACCACCCTCGCCTTCGCCGCCGCTGCCCACGCACATACCCCCGGAGCCTCCACGTACGCCCTTGCCTGCATCCACCCCTGTCTTGGACCCTCCACGCTCCCTGGACCTACCCAAAGAGACAACAAcgactcctcttcctcctcctgaagaCTTCAGGTCCCTGGAAACGTCGAAGAGGATGGCAGAGCAAGGGTTCGTCGAACCTCACGTGCTGCCTCGCCTGCCCCAAATCCCGTTGCACATCCGTATTCAGCAGGCTCTGGCGAGTCCGCTGCCTGCCACCCCTCCTGCCGAGGGGTCACACAGGGCTCACTCGCTGCTCTTTGAGAATGATGGCTTTGGAGAAGACAGTGGCACCCTGGGCAGGACGAGGTCCCTGCCTGTCACCATTGAGATGCTGAAAGT TCCAGAcgatgaggaagaggaagaagatgaccAGGAAGAAGAGCAGAATTCGGGCCCTCGTGTGTATATTGGAGATGTCACAGTCATCCCAAAACTGGTGCCCCAGGtcctgccagaggagcaggaaggagaggaagggatgaGCGACTCTGACTCGGAGGGACCCATCCTGTACAAAGatgatgaggatgaggaagaagatgaaagcCATAACA GCACGCTGGCTAACAAAGTGAAGAGGAAAGACACGCTAGCTATAAAGCTGGGGAACGCAACCACGCCACAGGAGGAGAAGATTGTCTTCCCTCGGAAGAGCAAGGAGGAGTGGAACGAAATTCGGCACCAGATTGGGACGACGCTGATCAG GCGACTGAGTCAGAGACCGACAGCAGAAGAACTGGAGCAGAGGAACATACTTCAAC CGAAAAATGAAGCTGACCGTCAAGCTGAGAAGCGAGAGATCAAACGCAGGCTCACCAGAAAG CTTAGCCAAAGGCCTACAGTGGCGGAGCTGCAGGCCAGGAAGATCCTGAGGTTTAACGAATACGTGGAAGTAACAGATGCTCAAGACTATGACCGGCGAGCGGATAAGCCGTGGACGAAGCTAACACCAGCTGACAAG GCTGCCATCCGGAAGGAGCTGAATGAGTTTAAGAGCTGTGAAATGGAAGTCCACGAGGACAGCAAGCAGTTCACGAG GTACCATCGACCATAA
- the PHACTR4 gene encoding phosphatase and actin regulator 4 isoform X3 gives MEENTAEEVDHPPTDASMGVDVLEAGDTTPPTKRKSKFSSFGKIFKPWKWRKKKSSDKFKETSEVLERKISMRKPREELVKRGVLLEDPEQDAEEPDKLNPPALKNGHTVPIGGPGVCNLANQEEEATKPSSLRKIVPAEEPKKRQGSSSSHSGPEPEPPQEPHVPRQPLLPPKRPPSTSQEANEAQAKDPTPVSSAAKTAPSTTAPVVAKTVNSTAAPSPAPRTLPPALASANTTAPTSTTSTAPAKQPPVPPPKPVNRNSNSVIAELSQAMNSGTGLSKPSPPLPPKRGILPNNTSEVATTSKPPNDRTVTANRPAPVPMHMTSAYPPPSPSPPLPTHIPPEPPRTPLPASTPVLDPPRSLDLPKETTTTPLPPPEDFRSLETSKRMAEQGFVEPHVLPRLPQIPLHIRIQQALASPLPATPPAEGSHRAHSLLFENDGFGEDSGTLGRTRSLPVTIEMLKVPDDEEEEEDDQEEEQNSGPRVYIGDVTVIPKLVPQVLPEEQEGEEGMSDSDSEGPILYKDDEDEEEDESHNSTLANKVKRKDTLAIKLGNATTPQEEKIVFPRKSKEEWNEIRHQIGTTLIRRLSQRPTAEELEQRNILQPKNEADRQAEKREIKRRLTRKLSQRPTVAELQARKILRFNEYVEVTDAQDYDRRADKPWTKLTPADKAAIRKELNEFKSCEMEVHEDSKQFTRYHRP, from the exons CCGAAGAGGTGGATCACCCCCCAACTGATGCCAGCATGGGGGTAGACGTTTTGGAAGCGGGTGACACCACGCCTCctacaaagaggaaaagcaagttcTCAAGCTTTGGCAAGATCTTCAAACCCTggaagtggaggaaaaagaaaagcagtgacaAATTTAAGGAGACTTCGGAAG TTTTAGAACGAAAGATTTCTATGCGAAAGCCAAGAGAGGAGCTGGTAAAAAGAGGGGTTCTGTTGGAAGACCCTGAGCAGG ATGCTGAAGAACCGGACAAGCTCAACCCGCCCGCACTGAAGAATGGCCACACAGTCCCGATCGGTGGTCCTGGGGTTTGTAACCTGGCCAACCAGGAGGAAGAGGCCACAAAGCCATCCAGCCTTAGGAAGATTGTTCCAGCTGAGGAACCAAAGAAAAGGCAGG GCTCATCCAGCAGCCACTCTGGGCCTGAACCGGAACCACCTCAGGAGCCACATGTTCCCAGACAGCCTCTGCTTCCTCCAAAAAGACCTCCCTCCACTTCTCAGGAGGCAAACGAAGCACAGGCAAAGGATCCAACGCCTGTCAGCAGCGCTGCAAAAACTGCACCCTCCACCACAGCCCCTGTTGTGGCAAAGACAGTCAATTCCacagctgccccttccccagcccccaggaCTCTGCCCCCAGCTCTTGCCAGTGCCAACACTACTGCTCCCACGAGTACAACCAGTACAGCTCCTGCCAAACAGCCGCCCGTCCCTCCTCCCAAACCTGTCAACAGAAATAGCAACTCAGTAATAG cTGAACTTTCTCAAGCAATGAACAGTGGTACAGGCTTGTCCaagccttcccctcctctcccaccgaAGAGAGGCATCCTGCCTAACAACACATCAGAGGTAGCTACCACTTCCAAGCCCCCGAATGACAGGACAGTGACAGCTAACCGCCCTGCACCAGTACCGATGCACATGACCTCTGCTTACCCACCACCCTCGCCTTCGCCGCCGCTGCCCACGCACATACCCCCGGAGCCTCCACGTACGCCCTTGCCTGCATCCACCCCTGTCTTGGACCCTCCACGCTCCCTGGACCTACCCAAAGAGACAACAAcgactcctcttcctcctcctgaagaCTTCAGGTCCCTGGAAACGTCGAAGAGGATGGCAGAGCAAGGGTTCGTCGAACCTCACGTGCTGCCTCGCCTGCCCCAAATCCCGTTGCACATCCGTATTCAGCAGGCTCTGGCGAGTCCGCTGCCTGCCACCCCTCCTGCCGAGGGGTCACACAGGGCTCACTCGCTGCTCTTTGAGAATGATGGCTTTGGAGAAGACAGTGGCACCCTGGGCAGGACGAGGTCCCTGCCTGTCACCATTGAGATGCTGAAAGT TCCAGAcgatgaggaagaggaagaagatgaccAGGAAGAAGAGCAGAATTCGGGCCCTCGTGTGTATATTGGAGATGTCACAGTCATCCCAAAACTGGTGCCCCAGGtcctgccagaggagcaggaaggagaggaagggatgaGCGACTCTGACTCGGAGGGACCCATCCTGTACAAAGatgatgaggatgaggaagaagatgaaagcCATAACA GCACGCTGGCTAACAAAGTGAAGAGGAAAGACACGCTAGCTATAAAGCTGGGGAACGCAACCACGCCACAGGAGGAGAAGATTGTCTTCCCTCGGAAGAGCAAGGAGGAGTGGAACGAAATTCGGCACCAGATTGGGACGACGCTGATCAG GCGACTGAGTCAGAGACCGACAGCAGAAGAACTGGAGCAGAGGAACATACTTCAAC CGAAAAATGAAGCTGACCGTCAAGCTGAGAAGCGAGAGATCAAACGCAGGCTCACCAGAAAG CTTAGCCAAAGGCCTACAGTGGCGGAGCTGCAGGCCAGGAAGATCCTGAGGTTTAACGAATACGTGGAAGTAACAGATGCTCAAGACTATGACCGGCGAGCGGATAAGCCGTGGACGAAGCTAACACCAGCTGACAAG GCTGCCATCCGGAAGGAGCTGAATGAGTTTAAGAGCTGTGAAATGGAAGTCCACGAGGACAGCAAGCAGTTCACGAG GTACCATCGACCATAA
- the PHACTR4 gene encoding phosphatase and actin regulator 4 isoform X1, whose translation MGLVVSVCVDSHGSRLCSLEAEEVDHPPTDASMGVDVLEAGDTTPPTKRKSKFSSFGKIFKPWKWRKKKSSDKFKETSEVLERKISMRKPREELVKRGVLLEDPEQDAEEPDKLNPPALKNGHTVPIGGPGVCNLANQEEEATKPSSLRKIVPAEEPKKRQGSSSSHSGPEPEPPQEPHVPRQPLLPPKRPPSTSQEANEAQAKDPTPVSSAAKTAPSTTAPVVAKTVNSTAAPSPAPRTLPPALASANTTAPTSTTSTAPAKQPPVPPPKPVNRNSNSVIAELSQAMNSGTGLSKPSPPLPPKRGILPNNTSEVATTSKPPNDRTVTANRPAPVPMHMTSAYPPPSPSPPLPTHIPPEPPRTPLPASTPVLDPPRSLDLPKETTTTPLPPPEDFRSLETSKRMAEQGFVEPHVLPRLPQIPLHIRIQQALASPLPATPPAEGSHRAHSLLFENDGFGEDSGTLGRTRSLPVTIEMLKVPDDEEEEEDDQEEEQNSGPRVYIGDVTVIPKLVPQVLPEEQEGEEGMSDSDSEGPILYKDDEDEEEDESHNSTLANKVKRKDTLAIKLGNATTPQEEKIVFPRKSKEEWNEIRHQIGTTLIRRLSQRPTAEELEQRNILQPKNEADRQAEKREIKRRLTRKLSQRPTVAELQARKILRFNEYVEVTDAQDYDRRADKPWTKLTPADKAAIRKELNEFKSCEMEVHEDSKQFTRYHRP comes from the exons ATGGGGCTGGTAGTTTCAGTGTGTGTAGACAGTCATGGAAGTCGTCTCTGCAGTCTGGAAG CCGAAGAGGTGGATCACCCCCCAACTGATGCCAGCATGGGGGTAGACGTTTTGGAAGCGGGTGACACCACGCCTCctacaaagaggaaaagcaagttcTCAAGCTTTGGCAAGATCTTCAAACCCTggaagtggaggaaaaagaaaagcagtgacaAATTTAAGGAGACTTCGGAAG TTTTAGAACGAAAGATTTCTATGCGAAAGCCAAGAGAGGAGCTGGTAAAAAGAGGGGTTCTGTTGGAAGACCCTGAGCAGG ATGCTGAAGAACCGGACAAGCTCAACCCGCCCGCACTGAAGAATGGCCACACAGTCCCGATCGGTGGTCCTGGGGTTTGTAACCTGGCCAACCAGGAGGAAGAGGCCACAAAGCCATCCAGCCTTAGGAAGATTGTTCCAGCTGAGGAACCAAAGAAAAGGCAGG GCTCATCCAGCAGCCACTCTGGGCCTGAACCGGAACCACCTCAGGAGCCACATGTTCCCAGACAGCCTCTGCTTCCTCCAAAAAGACCTCCCTCCACTTCTCAGGAGGCAAACGAAGCACAGGCAAAGGATCCAACGCCTGTCAGCAGCGCTGCAAAAACTGCACCCTCCACCACAGCCCCTGTTGTGGCAAAGACAGTCAATTCCacagctgccccttccccagcccccaggaCTCTGCCCCCAGCTCTTGCCAGTGCCAACACTACTGCTCCCACGAGTACAACCAGTACAGCTCCTGCCAAACAGCCGCCCGTCCCTCCTCCCAAACCTGTCAACAGAAATAGCAACTCAGTAATAG cTGAACTTTCTCAAGCAATGAACAGTGGTACAGGCTTGTCCaagccttcccctcctctcccaccgaAGAGAGGCATCCTGCCTAACAACACATCAGAGGTAGCTACCACTTCCAAGCCCCCGAATGACAGGACAGTGACAGCTAACCGCCCTGCACCAGTACCGATGCACATGACCTCTGCTTACCCACCACCCTCGCCTTCGCCGCCGCTGCCCACGCACATACCCCCGGAGCCTCCACGTACGCCCTTGCCTGCATCCACCCCTGTCTTGGACCCTCCACGCTCCCTGGACCTACCCAAAGAGACAACAAcgactcctcttcctcctcctgaagaCTTCAGGTCCCTGGAAACGTCGAAGAGGATGGCAGAGCAAGGGTTCGTCGAACCTCACGTGCTGCCTCGCCTGCCCCAAATCCCGTTGCACATCCGTATTCAGCAGGCTCTGGCGAGTCCGCTGCCTGCCACCCCTCCTGCCGAGGGGTCACACAGGGCTCACTCGCTGCTCTTTGAGAATGATGGCTTTGGAGAAGACAGTGGCACCCTGGGCAGGACGAGGTCCCTGCCTGTCACCATTGAGATGCTGAAAGT TCCAGAcgatgaggaagaggaagaagatgaccAGGAAGAAGAGCAGAATTCGGGCCCTCGTGTGTATATTGGAGATGTCACAGTCATCCCAAAACTGGTGCCCCAGGtcctgccagaggagcaggaaggagaggaagggatgaGCGACTCTGACTCGGAGGGACCCATCCTGTACAAAGatgatgaggatgaggaagaagatgaaagcCATAACA GCACGCTGGCTAACAAAGTGAAGAGGAAAGACACGCTAGCTATAAAGCTGGGGAACGCAACCACGCCACAGGAGGAGAAGATTGTCTTCCCTCGGAAGAGCAAGGAGGAGTGGAACGAAATTCGGCACCAGATTGGGACGACGCTGATCAG GCGACTGAGTCAGAGACCGACAGCAGAAGAACTGGAGCAGAGGAACATACTTCAAC CGAAAAATGAAGCTGACCGTCAAGCTGAGAAGCGAGAGATCAAACGCAGGCTCACCAGAAAG CTTAGCCAAAGGCCTACAGTGGCGGAGCTGCAGGCCAGGAAGATCCTGAGGTTTAACGAATACGTGGAAGTAACAGATGCTCAAGACTATGACCGGCGAGCGGATAAGCCGTGGACGAAGCTAACACCAGCTGACAAG GCTGCCATCCGGAAGGAGCTGAATGAGTTTAAGAGCTGTGAAATGGAAGTCCACGAGGACAGCAAGCAGTTCACGAG GTACCATCGACCATAA
- the PHACTR4 gene encoding phosphatase and actin regulator 4 isoform X5: MGQPHFSRPVNPAAFAEEVDHPPTDASMGVDVLEAGDTTPPTKRKSKFSSFGKIFKPWKWRKKKSSDKFKETSEDAEEPDKLNPPALKNGHTVPIGGPGVCNLANQEEEATKPSSLRKIVPAEEPKKRQGSSSSHSGPEPEPPQEPHVPRQPLLPPKRPPSTSQEANEAQAKDPTPVSSAAKTAPSTTAPVVAKTVNSTAAPSPAPRTLPPALASANTTAPTSTTSTAPAKQPPVPPPKPVNRNSNSVIAELSQAMNSGTGLSKPSPPLPPKRGILPNNTSEVATTSKPPNDRTVTANRPAPVPMHMTSAYPPPSPSPPLPTHIPPEPPRTPLPASTPVLDPPRSLDLPKETTTTPLPPPEDFRSLETSKRMAEQGFVEPHVLPRLPQIPLHIRIQQALASPLPATPPAEGSHRAHSLLFENDGFGEDSGTLGRTRSLPVTIEMLKVPDDEEEEEDDQEEEQNSGPRVYIGDVTVIPKLVPQVLPEEQEGEEGMSDSDSEGPILYKDDEDEEEDESHNSTLANKVKRKDTLAIKLGNATTPQEEKIVFPRKSKEEWNEIRHQIGTTLIRRLSQRPTAEELEQRNILQPKNEADRQAEKREIKRRLTRKLSQRPTVAELQARKILRFNEYVEVTDAQDYDRRADKPWTKLTPADKAAIRKELNEFKSCEMEVHEDSKQFTRYHRP; the protein is encoded by the exons ATGGGGCAGCCGCACTTTTCGAGACCGGTAAATCCAGCTGCTTTTG CCGAAGAGGTGGATCACCCCCCAACTGATGCCAGCATGGGGGTAGACGTTTTGGAAGCGGGTGACACCACGCCTCctacaaagaggaaaagcaagttcTCAAGCTTTGGCAAGATCTTCAAACCCTggaagtggaggaaaaagaaaagcagtgacaAATTTAAGGAGACTTCGGAAG ATGCTGAAGAACCGGACAAGCTCAACCCGCCCGCACTGAAGAATGGCCACACAGTCCCGATCGGTGGTCCTGGGGTTTGTAACCTGGCCAACCAGGAGGAAGAGGCCACAAAGCCATCCAGCCTTAGGAAGATTGTTCCAGCTGAGGAACCAAAGAAAAGGCAGG GCTCATCCAGCAGCCACTCTGGGCCTGAACCGGAACCACCTCAGGAGCCACATGTTCCCAGACAGCCTCTGCTTCCTCCAAAAAGACCTCCCTCCACTTCTCAGGAGGCAAACGAAGCACAGGCAAAGGATCCAACGCCTGTCAGCAGCGCTGCAAAAACTGCACCCTCCACCACAGCCCCTGTTGTGGCAAAGACAGTCAATTCCacagctgccccttccccagcccccaggaCTCTGCCCCCAGCTCTTGCCAGTGCCAACACTACTGCTCCCACGAGTACAACCAGTACAGCTCCTGCCAAACAGCCGCCCGTCCCTCCTCCCAAACCTGTCAACAGAAATAGCAACTCAGTAATAG cTGAACTTTCTCAAGCAATGAACAGTGGTACAGGCTTGTCCaagccttcccctcctctcccaccgaAGAGAGGCATCCTGCCTAACAACACATCAGAGGTAGCTACCACTTCCAAGCCCCCGAATGACAGGACAGTGACAGCTAACCGCCCTGCACCAGTACCGATGCACATGACCTCTGCTTACCCACCACCCTCGCCTTCGCCGCCGCTGCCCACGCACATACCCCCGGAGCCTCCACGTACGCCCTTGCCTGCATCCACCCCTGTCTTGGACCCTCCACGCTCCCTGGACCTACCCAAAGAGACAACAAcgactcctcttcctcctcctgaagaCTTCAGGTCCCTGGAAACGTCGAAGAGGATGGCAGAGCAAGGGTTCGTCGAACCTCACGTGCTGCCTCGCCTGCCCCAAATCCCGTTGCACATCCGTATTCAGCAGGCTCTGGCGAGTCCGCTGCCTGCCACCCCTCCTGCCGAGGGGTCACACAGGGCTCACTCGCTGCTCTTTGAGAATGATGGCTTTGGAGAAGACAGTGGCACCCTGGGCAGGACGAGGTCCCTGCCTGTCACCATTGAGATGCTGAAAGT TCCAGAcgatgaggaagaggaagaagatgaccAGGAAGAAGAGCAGAATTCGGGCCCTCGTGTGTATATTGGAGATGTCACAGTCATCCCAAAACTGGTGCCCCAGGtcctgccagaggagcaggaaggagaggaagggatgaGCGACTCTGACTCGGAGGGACCCATCCTGTACAAAGatgatgaggatgaggaagaagatgaaagcCATAACA GCACGCTGGCTAACAAAGTGAAGAGGAAAGACACGCTAGCTATAAAGCTGGGGAACGCAACCACGCCACAGGAGGAGAAGATTGTCTTCCCTCGGAAGAGCAAGGAGGAGTGGAACGAAATTCGGCACCAGATTGGGACGACGCTGATCAG GCGACTGAGTCAGAGACCGACAGCAGAAGAACTGGAGCAGAGGAACATACTTCAAC CGAAAAATGAAGCTGACCGTCAAGCTGAGAAGCGAGAGATCAAACGCAGGCTCACCAGAAAG CTTAGCCAAAGGCCTACAGTGGCGGAGCTGCAGGCCAGGAAGATCCTGAGGTTTAACGAATACGTGGAAGTAACAGATGCTCAAGACTATGACCGGCGAGCGGATAAGCCGTGGACGAAGCTAACACCAGCTGACAAG GCTGCCATCCGGAAGGAGCTGAATGAGTTTAAGAGCTGTGAAATGGAAGTCCACGAGGACAGCAAGCAGTTCACGAG GTACCATCGACCATAA